The following coding sequences are from one Paenibacillus stellifer window:
- a CDS encoding response regulator transcription factor, producing the protein MTQRLLVIEDEPTLARLLSYNLTQEGYDVTLEDHGTAGYDRAVKEQFDLIVLDLMLPGMNGIDILDKLRGQGIRTPIIVLTAKNAEEDVVRGLKSGADDYMTKPFGVSELLARVSAVLRRVSGLPDEPQEGQKPGDSTIILGQLEIYPERYEVSLGGQSINLRPKEFEVLLYLARKPGVVLTRDDLMNAVWGFDYIGGQRTVDVHVSSLRKKLELDPDSVHIDSIRGVGYKLVVNKQRTPVV; encoded by the coding sequence ATGACTCAACGATTGCTTGTCATCGAAGACGAGCCGACGCTGGCCCGGCTGCTGTCGTACAATTTGACGCAGGAAGGCTACGACGTCACGCTCGAGGATCACGGAACGGCGGGATATGACCGTGCGGTTAAAGAACAGTTCGATCTTATTGTCCTCGATCTCATGCTTCCGGGGATGAACGGAATCGATATTCTCGATAAGCTGCGTGGACAAGGCATCCGGACGCCCATCATCGTGCTCACGGCCAAGAATGCCGAGGAAGATGTCGTCCGCGGCTTGAAGTCGGGAGCCGACGACTATATGACCAAGCCCTTCGGCGTGTCCGAACTGCTGGCAAGAGTCAGCGCCGTGCTCCGCCGCGTATCCGGCCTCCCGGATGAGCCGCAGGAAGGGCAGAAGCCGGGCGACTCCACGATCATTCTGGGTCAGCTCGAGATTTACCCCGAGCGCTATGAAGTCAGCCTTGGAGGCCAGAGCATCAATTTACGTCCCAAGGAATTTGAAGTGCTGCTCTATCTGGCCCGCAAGCCGGGTGTTGTGCTGACACGCGATGATCTCATGAACGCCGTATGGGGCTTCGATTATATCGGGGGCCAGCGGACGGTGGACGTGCATGTCAGCTCGCTGCGCAAGAAGCTGGAGCTGGACCCCGATTCTGTTCATATCGACTCCATTCGGGGTGTCGGTTACAAGCTGGTTGTGAACAAACAAAGAACTCCGGTCGTTTAA
- a CDS encoding methyl-accepting chemotaxis protein, translated as MVQVLTKSDEEVKREEAKEERELPVDRDLLWRQREEAERNEDRLREKRRAAKGGTSDAQADKAAADVDRTDMPVSARTNGVSASVQQSDPVLTSGKSPLEAETSHSDAGLPHGSREGVALADYCQPVPEVGGLVNCLEALAVFRSHPDAPCLVITDASGAPGGLLMRDAFHRKLAGRFAAELFYSRPALQFADREALTAEINDHPSEVIGRALKRSESQFYDSVVINHGGRLKGVLTVRDLMRLSGRLQERAEEERRLAVEGSFTHVGSMESALQEAASAADAARLECERMEQWIETGSGKMDHVHTSYLRVEGRIAEQRDQVAKLLEHVSEIASLTGEIGGIAETSELLALNASIEAAHAGEHGRGFQVVASEVRSLSHHTRRLTESISALLAGIGGLAGRTAELTGAASGDIAGGAGEVAAAKSLFQNLRTAVGAVEQADEAACRLARQSAERAREVKNRLMAMGDFTQR; from the coding sequence ATGGTGCAGGTACTGACCAAGAGCGATGAAGAAGTGAAACGGGAAGAAGCGAAAGAAGAGAGGGAGCTTCCCGTGGATCGGGACCTTCTCTGGCGCCAGCGTGAGGAAGCCGAACGCAACGAAGACCGTCTTCGTGAGAAGCGTCGAGCAGCTAAAGGGGGGACTTCTGACGCACAGGCGGATAAAGCTGCTGCTGATGTGGACCGCACGGACATGCCTGTAAGCGCAAGGACGAATGGGGTTTCAGCCTCGGTACAGCAGTCAGATCCTGTCTTGACCAGCGGGAAGTCTCCTCTTGAAGCAGAGACGTCTCATTCGGATGCCGGACTGCCGCACGGCTCAAGAGAAGGCGTTGCGCTGGCCGATTACTGCCAGCCGGTTCCGGAGGTGGGAGGGTTAGTGAACTGTCTGGAGGCGCTGGCCGTATTCCGGAGTCATCCCGACGCCCCATGCCTGGTCATAACCGACGCTTCCGGAGCTCCCGGAGGGCTTCTCATGCGCGACGCGTTTCACCGCAAGCTTGCGGGACGGTTCGCAGCGGAGCTGTTCTACTCCCGGCCTGCCTTACAATTTGCCGACAGAGAGGCTCTGACCGCAGAGATTAACGATCATCCCTCAGAGGTAATCGGACGTGCCCTGAAGCGCAGCGAGTCGCAGTTCTATGATTCCGTCGTAATTAATCACGGCGGCAGACTGAAAGGCGTATTGACGGTGCGGGACCTGATGAGGCTATCCGGCCGGCTGCAGGAACGGGCCGAGGAGGAGCGCCGGCTTGCCGTCGAAGGCAGCTTCACCCATGTCGGCTCCATGGAATCGGCGCTTCAGGAAGCGGCGTCCGCGGCGGATGCAGCCCGCTTGGAATGCGAACGGATGGAGCAGTGGATTGAAACGGGATCGGGCAAAATGGATCATGTTCACACCTCCTACCTCCGTGTGGAGGGACGGATCGCGGAGCAGCGGGACCAGGTCGCGAAGCTGCTGGAGCATGTGTCGGAAATCGCCTCCCTCACCGGCGAAATCGGCGGAATCGCCGAGACCAGCGAGCTCCTGGCGCTCAACGCCTCCATCGAGGCAGCCCATGCGGGCGAGCATGGCCGGGGCTTTCAGGTTGTAGCTTCCGAGGTCCGCTCGCTCTCCCATCACACCCGCAGGCTGACGGAGAGCATCTCCGCGCTGCTCGCCGGAATCGGCGGGCTGGCCGGACGCACCGCCGAGCTGACCGGCGCCGCATCCGGCGACATCGCCGGCGGGGCAGGGGAAGTGGCCGCAGCCAAAAGCCTTTTCCAGAATCTCCGTACCGCCGTCGGGGCGGTAGAACAGGCCGATGAGGCGGCCTGCCGCCTGGCCCGGCAGAGTGCGGAACGTGCGCGGGAGGTCAAGAATCGGCTGATGGCGATGGGTGATTTTACACAGCGTTAA
- the pstB gene encoding phosphate ABC transporter ATP-binding protein PstB yields the protein MNATLATDTKTDKKTIIDIEKLNLHYEAFHALKDMDLQVPEKAVTAFIGPSGCGKSTLLRTLNRMNDMIPGTVIEGKVLIEGTDIYGADIEVESLRKQVGMVFQQPNPFPKSIYDNIAYGPRLHGKPAKAELDQLVEQSLRQAALWDEVKDFLKKSALSLSGGQQQRLCIARALAVQPDILLMDEATSALDPVSTQKIEELIQELRKQYTIVMVTHSMHQAARVSDKTVFFLNGVIVEAAGTEQLFSNPKDSRTEDYISGRFG from the coding sequence ATGAACGCCACCCTGGCTACCGATACGAAGACTGACAAGAAGACCATCATCGACATAGAGAAGCTGAATCTGCACTACGAAGCCTTTCATGCGCTCAAGGATATGGATTTGCAGGTTCCCGAGAAGGCCGTTACAGCTTTTATCGGACCCTCGGGCTGCGGTAAATCCACGCTGCTGCGCACGCTGAACCGGATGAACGACATGATTCCGGGCACGGTGATCGAAGGCAAGGTTCTCATCGAAGGAACTGACATTTACGGTGCGGACATTGAGGTGGAGAGCCTGCGCAAACAGGTGGGCATGGTGTTTCAACAGCCGAATCCTTTCCCGAAATCGATTTATGACAATATCGCTTACGGTCCTCGCCTTCATGGCAAGCCGGCCAAGGCAGAGCTTGATCAGCTTGTGGAGCAGAGTCTCCGTCAGGCCGCTCTCTGGGACGAAGTGAAGGACTTTCTGAAGAAATCGGCGCTCAGCCTGTCCGGCGGACAGCAGCAGCGGCTCTGTATCGCCCGCGCGCTGGCCGTTCAGCCCGACATTCTGCTCATGGACGAAGCGACCTCTGCGCTTGACCCGGTATCTACGCAGAAGATCGAAGAGTTGATCCAGGAGCTTCGCAAACAATATACCATCGTCATGGTTACCCACAGCATGCACCAGGCCGCGAGAGTGTCCGATAAGACCGTCTTTTTCCTGAACGGCGTCATTGTAGAAGCTGCCGGAACGGAGCAGCTGTTCTCGAATCCGAAAGATTCGCGCACCGAAGATTACATTTCCGGAAGATTCGGTTAA
- the phoU gene encoding phosphate signaling complex protein PhoU, which translates to MIRRVEFDKSLDELRSLLRQMAEHVVNALEGAVFSLQQQDTNRAQEIVQADIRLNQMEEQIMDIGSRLIITQQPVAKDLRRIIVAFKISSDLERMGDLALDVAKVTLRLHGQHLIKPLVDIPRMADIVKTMTSEAITAYLDENTDLAHKMALDDDQVDHLYSAMINELYGYMVKQPETVSQAMLLTLVGRYIERIADHATNIGESVVYLVTGKRPDLNR; encoded by the coding sequence ATGATCCGAAGAGTGGAATTTGATAAAAGCCTGGATGAGCTGCGCAGCCTGCTCCGCCAAATGGCTGAACATGTGGTTAACGCATTGGAAGGCGCAGTATTCTCCCTCCAGCAGCAGGATACGAACCGCGCGCAGGAGATTGTGCAGGCTGACATTCGCCTGAATCAGATGGAAGAACAGATCATGGACATCGGCTCCCGGCTGATTATTACCCAGCAGCCTGTGGCGAAGGATCTTCGCCGGATCATCGTGGCCTTCAAAATCTCCAGCGATCTGGAACGCATGGGCGATCTTGCGCTGGACGTCGCGAAGGTTACTCTGCGTCTGCATGGGCAGCATCTGATCAAGCCGCTGGTGGATATCCCGAGAATGGCCGATATCGTGAAGACGATGACCTCCGAGGCCATTACTGCTTATCTGGACGAGAACACCGATCTGGCTCACAAAATGGCGCTTGACGACGACCAGGTCGATCATCTCTACAGTGCCATGATCAACGAGCTGTACGGCTACATGGTGAAGCAGCCCGAAACGGTATCCCAGGCCATGCTGCTGACACTCGTTGGCCGCTACATTGAACGGATCGCGGATCACGCGACCAACATCGGTGAAAGCGTCGTGTACCTGGTGACAGGCAAGCGGCCGGATCTGAACCGGTAG
- a CDS encoding phosphatidate cytidylyltransferase, which translates to MLLLILVFSALAAFHFIYYIVDRIQPDKDYTPIALRVKTWWSMFFIFCLATLLSSVVSMLSLMVLIFFALKEYFSMIRTRKADRRLFLWAYLAIPIQFYWIYTGWYGMFIVFIPIYVSLFLPLPRLINKGTVGFLRSVSSTQWGLMLMVFGLSHLAYFQVASPEYGAGLVLYLVVLTQLGDVVHVLFSLYFGRRRIVPTANPNLTWEGFACSLLVTTAVSFFIAPYLTPIARPFALFTGALISLSGFFGSLTVSVLKRDLLIGDDDKAQATKKSYLSLIDSLTYTSPVFLHVIRYFYDFM; encoded by the coding sequence ATGCTCTTGCTCATTCTCGTCTTCTCCGCACTGGCGGCGTTTCATTTCATCTATTATATTGTGGACCGCATTCAGCCGGACAAGGACTATACCCCGATCGCCCTTCGCGTCAAAACGTGGTGGAGCATGTTCTTCATCTTCTGCCTGGCCACCCTGCTCAGTTCTGTCGTCTCTATGCTGAGCTTAATGGTGCTGATCTTCTTCGCGCTCAAGGAATACTTCTCCATGATCCGCACCCGCAAAGCGGACCGCAGACTGTTCCTGTGGGCGTATTTGGCGATCCCGATCCAGTTCTACTGGATCTACACCGGCTGGTACGGCATGTTCATCGTCTTCATCCCCATTTATGTATCGCTGTTCCTGCCGCTGCCGAGGCTGATCAACAAAGGAACGGTAGGGTTCCTCCGCAGCGTCAGCTCCACGCAGTGGGGGCTTATGCTGATGGTGTTCGGACTTAGCCATCTCGCGTATTTCCAGGTCGCCTCGCCGGAGTACGGTGCCGGACTTGTGCTGTATCTGGTTGTCCTTACCCAGCTCGGCGACGTCGTTCACGTACTCTTCTCCCTTTATTTCGGCAGACGCAGGATCGTTCCGACCGCCAATCCCAATCTGACCTGGGAAGGCTTCGCCTGCTCGCTTCTTGTGACTACGGCGGTCTCCTTCTTCATTGCCCCATACTTGACTCCGATCGCCCGCCCCTTCGCGCTCTTTACCGGCGCGCTGATCAGTCTGAGCGGGTTCTTCGGCAGCCTGACCGTCTCCGTGCTAAAGCGCGATCTGCTGATTGGCGACGACGACAAGGCGCAGGCGACGAAGAAGAGCTATCTCAGCCTGATTGACAGCCTCACCTATACATCGCCGGTGTTTCTCCATGTGATCCGGTATTTCTATGATTTTATGTAA
- the polA gene encoding DNA polymerase I, whose protein sequence is MDKDKLILIDGNNVIYRAFFAMPPLTNTAGQQTNAVYGFTTMLLRLIEEHKPTHLIVAFDAGKVTFRHEGYQDYKGGRQKTPPELSEQFPLLKDLLKNLGVPQYEIVNYEADDIIGTISREADEAGREVMIVSGDKDMLQLASDHTKIALIRKGVTEIELYGPEEIRSKYDLTPEQIIDLKGLMGDASDNIPGVPGVGEKTALKLLAQFGSVEGVIAGTGELKGKMKEKLETHADDAVMSKKLATIFREVPLTHSWEDMKFSGLKSDTAGPALAKLEFKSLLERLNLSGHAPVDGEVAAPAPELDIVIAAGGSELDAAVAALPEVKALHVETYGDNPHRSEVIGVALSTPEKHYFVPFETLKSGEAEALRAWLADEKSPKNGYDLHRADLALHWQGIPFAGAVHDVQLAAYLLDPTEANQNLSDLVAKYGLPHLAADEEVFGKGAKYKVPELAVLGAHVAAKSAAVLGVVPKQEQDLADTAMLKLFHDLEMPLSRILADMEKQGILVNQDGLKELGREFERTIAGLVEQIYEIAGTEFNLNSTKQLGEILFDKLGLPVVKKTKTGYSTDAEVLEKLAPYHDIVQMILQYRTIAKLQSTYVEGLLKEIAPSTGKVHTFYRQTIAATGRLSSQFPNLQNIPIRLEEGRKIRKVFVPSEPGWSILAADYSQIELRVLAHISDDARLKDAFLHDMDIHTKTAMDVFGVPAEAVDSNMRRSAKAVNFGIVYGISDYGLSQNLNITRKEAAKFIDAYFEVFQGVRRYMDDIVKEARKAGYVTTLLERRRYLPEINASNFNQRSFAERTAMNTPIQGTAADIIKLAMIHMDRALFERGLKSRMLLQVHDELVFEVPEDELEIMKTLVPEVMEAALKLSVPLKAEVSYGSDWYEAK, encoded by the coding sequence ATGGACAAGGACAAGCTGATTTTAATAGATGGAAATAACGTGATCTACCGGGCATTCTTCGCCATGCCTCCTCTGACGAACACGGCGGGCCAACAGACCAATGCCGTCTACGGCTTCACGACGATGCTGCTGCGCCTGATTGAAGAGCATAAGCCGACCCACCTGATCGTCGCTTTCGACGCGGGCAAGGTTACCTTCCGCCATGAGGGCTACCAGGATTATAAGGGCGGGAGACAGAAGACGCCGCCGGAGCTGTCGGAGCAGTTCCCCCTGCTGAAAGATCTGCTGAAGAATCTGGGCGTTCCCCAGTATGAGATCGTGAACTATGAAGCGGATGACATCATCGGAACCATCTCCCGGGAAGCCGATGAAGCGGGCCGCGAAGTGATGATCGTCTCCGGGGATAAAGATATGCTGCAGCTGGCGTCGGATCATACGAAGATTGCGCTGATCCGCAAGGGCGTGACGGAAATCGAACTGTACGGCCCGGAGGAAATCCGGAGCAAATACGATCTGACGCCGGAGCAGATCATTGACCTCAAAGGTCTGATGGGCGATGCGAGCGACAATATCCCGGGCGTGCCGGGAGTCGGCGAGAAGACTGCGCTCAAGCTGCTTGCCCAGTTTGGCTCGGTCGAGGGCGTTATCGCCGGAACCGGTGAGCTGAAGGGCAAGATGAAGGAGAAGCTGGAAACGCATGCCGATGATGCGGTCATGAGCAAGAAGCTCGCTACCATCTTCCGCGAAGTACCGTTGACCCATTCATGGGAGGATATGAAATTTTCCGGTCTCAAGAGCGACACGGCCGGCCCTGCGCTGGCGAAGCTGGAGTTCAAGTCGCTGCTGGAGCGGCTGAATCTGAGCGGCCATGCGCCTGTGGATGGAGAAGTCGCCGCACCGGCGCCGGAGCTTGACATTGTGATAGCTGCGGGCGGGTCGGAGCTTGATGCAGCTGTTGCAGCGTTGCCGGAGGTCAAGGCGCTGCATGTGGAGACCTACGGCGACAATCCTCACCGGTCCGAGGTGATCGGAGTGGCGCTCTCGACGCCGGAGAAGCATTATTTTGTGCCGTTCGAGACGCTGAAGAGCGGTGAGGCCGAGGCGTTGCGCGCCTGGCTGGCGGATGAGAAGTCGCCGAAGAACGGCTATGATCTGCACCGCGCGGACCTGGCCCTGCATTGGCAGGGCATTCCCTTCGCGGGTGCGGTCCATGATGTCCAGCTGGCCGCCTACCTGCTGGACCCGACCGAAGCGAACCAGAACTTAAGCGATCTGGTTGCCAAATACGGGCTGCCACATCTGGCGGCGGACGAAGAAGTGTTCGGCAAGGGTGCGAAGTACAAGGTGCCGGAACTGGCGGTGCTGGGCGCCCATGTCGCCGCCAAGAGCGCGGCTGTGCTCGGCGTCGTGCCGAAGCAGGAGCAGGATCTTGCCGATACGGCCATGCTGAAGCTGTTCCACGACCTGGAGATGCCGCTGTCGCGTATTTTGGCCGACATGGAGAAGCAGGGCATCCTGGTTAACCAGGATGGACTCAAAGAGCTTGGACGTGAATTCGAGCGGACGATTGCCGGGCTTGTGGAGCAGATTTATGAGATTGCGGGCACCGAGTTCAATCTGAACTCCACGAAGCAACTGGGTGAAATCTTGTTCGACAAGCTGGGCCTGCCGGTGGTCAAGAAGACCAAAACCGGTTACTCCACCGACGCCGAGGTGCTGGAGAAGCTGGCCCCTTATCATGATATCGTACAGATGATTCTGCAGTACCGGACGATCGCCAAGCTGCAATCGACTTATGTGGAAGGGCTGCTGAAGGAAATTGCGCCTTCGACGGGCAAGGTCCACACCTTCTATCGCCAGACGATCGCCGCAACCGGTCGGCTAAGCAGCCAGTTCCCTAACCTGCAGAACATCCCGATCCGGCTGGAGGAAGGCCGCAAAATCCGCAAGGTCTTCGTCCCTTCCGAGCCGGGTTGGTCGATTCTGGCGGCTGACTATTCGCAGATTGAGCTGAGGGTGCTGGCGCATATTTCGGATGATGCCAGACTGAAAGATGCGTTCCTGCATGATATGGACATTCATACGAAGACGGCGATGGATGTATTCGGTGTGCCGGCCGAAGCGGTGGACAGCAATATGCGCCGTTCTGCAAAGGCGGTCAACTTCGGCATTGTCTATGGCATCAGCGACTATGGCTTGTCGCAGAACCTGAACATTACCCGTAAAGAAGCTGCCAAGTTTATCGACGCTTACTTTGAAGTATTCCAGGGTGTGCGTCGTTATATGGATGACATCGTGAAAGAGGCGCGCAAAGCGGGCTATGTCACAACGCTGCTGGAGCGCCGCCGCTATTTGCCGGAGATCAATGCGAGCAATTTCAATCAGCGGTCGTTCGCCGAGCGGACAGCGATGAATACGCCGATTCAGGGCACCGCTGCCGACATCATCAAGCTGGCCATGATTCACATGGACCGCGCGCTGTTCGAGCGGGGACTGAAGAGCCGCATGCTGCTTCAGGTGCATGACGAACTGGTCTTCGAGGTGCCGGAGGATGAACTGGAGATTATGAAGACTCTCGTGCCGGAGGTAATGGAAGCCGCGCTGAAGCTGTCCGTGCCGCTCAAGGCTGAGGTAAGTTATGGAAGCGACTGGTATGAGGCGAAATAA
- the mutM gene encoding DNA-formamidopyrimidine glycosylase has product MPELPEVETVKRTLNTLIHGKRIQKVTVRLPRIIRRPDDITIFAHMLEGHTIQTVERRGKFLRFLLDGLVLVSHLRMEGRYGLYAEGDPLDKHSHVIFHFDDGTELRYTDVRQFGTMDLFLPGEDLLQQPLKNLGLEPLSPDFTAEAFKALLAGKNTKIKPLLLNQAYVVGIGNIYVDESLHAAGIHPERAAGSLTDEQIVRLHDSIVDTLTNAVNAGGSSVKSYVNGQGESGSYQHKLRIYGRKDEPCYTCGSKVEKSVVGGRGTHFCPSCQPPLLT; this is encoded by the coding sequence ATGCCGGAACTTCCGGAGGTAGAGACCGTTAAGCGAACATTGAACACCTTGATTCACGGTAAAAGAATACAAAAAGTCACCGTCCGGCTGCCCCGGATTATCCGGCGGCCGGACGATATCACGATATTTGCGCATATGCTGGAAGGCCATACAATCCAGACGGTGGAGCGGCGCGGCAAATTTCTGCGTTTTCTGCTGGATGGACTCGTGCTGGTCAGCCATCTGCGGATGGAGGGGCGGTACGGCCTGTATGCCGAGGGCGATCCTCTGGACAAGCACAGTCATGTGATTTTCCACTTCGATGACGGCACTGAGCTCCGGTACACCGATGTCCGGCAGTTCGGGACAATGGATCTGTTCCTTCCCGGCGAGGATCTTCTTCAGCAGCCGCTGAAAAATCTGGGGCTGGAGCCGCTGTCTCCTGATTTTACGGCGGAGGCGTTTAAGGCTCTGCTTGCCGGGAAGAATACAAAAATCAAACCGCTGCTGCTCAATCAGGCATACGTGGTCGGCATCGGCAATATTTATGTGGATGAGTCCCTGCATGCTGCAGGCATTCATCCGGAGAGAGCTGCCGGTTCCTTGACCGATGAGCAGATCGTCCGGCTTCACGACTCCATTGTCGATACGCTGACGAACGCGGTGAACGCCGGCGGCTCTTCCGTTAAGTCCTACGTGAACGGCCAGGGAGAGAGCGGAAGCTATCAGCATAAGCTTCGGATATACGGGCGTAAGGATGAACCTTGTTACACTTGCGGCTCCAAGGTGGAGAAGAGCGTTGTCGGGGGACGGGGCACGCATTTTTGCCCAAGCTGCCAGCCTCCGCTGCTGACCTAG
- a CDS encoding manganese efflux pump: MFSPFVSLLLLAFALSLDGFGVGVTYGLRKLKIPLFSVLIIALCSGVVMSVSMQVGVLLSSVVSPGIASRIGAVIILLMGCWSLVQMLIQKDDGKAAEARGGEQAEAGEHAGENGSECVPVELDVVLTSSGPSLPEPVRADDGNQDEKSAVFSLELRRLGIVIQILRTPSSADMDKSGSISPLEALVLGIALSLDAFGAGLGAALLGFEPLRTSLTIALFSGSILLLGLHTGFRFSGSSWMKRASLLPALLLIAIGILKLL, translated from the coding sequence GTGTTTAGCCCTTTTGTTTCACTGCTGCTGCTGGCTTTTGCCCTGAGTCTGGACGGTTTCGGCGTTGGCGTTACATATGGTCTGCGCAAGCTGAAAATTCCTTTGTTCTCGGTTCTGATCATTGCGCTGTGTTCAGGCGTTGTGATGAGCGTGTCGATGCAGGTCGGCGTGCTGCTCTCATCGGTTGTATCTCCCGGGATTGCGTCCCGTATCGGCGCTGTCATCATTTTGCTGATGGGCTGCTGGTCGCTGGTGCAGATGCTGATCCAGAAGGATGACGGCAAGGCGGCCGAAGCGAGGGGCGGCGAGCAGGCTGAAGCAGGTGAACATGCGGGAGAGAACGGCAGTGAATGTGTGCCTGTGGAGCTTGATGTGGTCTTGACGTCATCCGGGCCGTCTTTGCCAGAACCGGTGCGCGCAGATGATGGGAATCAAGACGAGAAGTCCGCCGTATTCTCGCTGGAGCTTCGGCGTCTTGGGATCGTCATTCAGATTCTGCGCACCCCGTCGTCGGCGGATATGGACAAATCGGGCAGCATTTCGCCCCTTGAAGCGCTGGTCCTCGGGATTGCGCTTTCCCTTGACGCATTCGGAGCAGGGCTTGGCGCTGCGCTCTTGGGCTTTGAACCGCTGCGGACTTCGCTTACGATTGCGCTGTTCAGCGGAAGCATTCTGCTTCTGGGGCTTCATACCGGCTTCCGGTTCTCCGGAAGCTCCTGGATGAAGCGGGCTTCGCTGCTGCCGGCGCTCTTATTGATTGCCATTGGAATACTGAAGCTGTTATGA
- the coaE gene encoding dephospho-CoA kinase (Dephospho-CoA kinase (CoaE) performs the final step in coenzyme A biosynthesis.): MIMGLTGGIASGKSTVSALLVSKGARLVDADAIAREIMLPGHEVLASVAEFFGAEVLQPDGTLNRSKLGDIVFRDPEARKTLNGLTHPVIRRITRERMEAFEREDASRLTIVDIPLLYETEQEDLFEKILVVYVPREVQIQRLIARNGLTEEQAKARLDSQMDIELKREKADYVIDNSGDPAETEKQIEQLMDRLGFTC; encoded by the coding sequence ATGATTATGGGTTTGACCGGAGGAATAGCCTCCGGCAAAAGCACCGTGTCCGCCCTGCTGGTGAGCAAGGGAGCAAGGCTCGTCGACGCCGATGCCATTGCCCGGGAGATCATGCTCCCCGGACACGAGGTGCTGGCCTCCGTTGCCGAATTCTTCGGCGCGGAGGTGCTGCAACCCGACGGAACGCTGAACCGGTCGAAGCTGGGGGACATCGTATTCCGCGACCCTGAAGCCCGGAAGACGCTCAACGGGCTAACCCATCCGGTGATCCGCAGGATTACCCGGGAGCGGATGGAGGCTTTTGAGCGGGAGGATGCTTCCCGGCTTACTATCGTGGATATTCCGCTGCTCTACGAAACGGAGCAGGAGGATCTGTTCGAGAAGATCTTGGTGGTTTATGTACCGCGTGAGGTGCAGATTCAGCGGCTGATCGCCCGAAATGGGCTGACGGAGGAACAGGCCAAGGCCCGGCTCGATTCGCAGATGGATATTGAGCTCAAACGGGAGAAGGCCGACTACGTGATTGACAACAGTGGCGATCCCGCCGAAACAGAGAAGCAGATCGAGCAGTTGATGGACAGGCTGGGATTTACATGCTGA
- a CDS encoding lytic transglycosylase domain-containing protein — protein MRLLRKKRVLLLLFIGFTAVLFLSTNWMSWFYPIHYKEDIRKHSLTYQVDPFLVAAIIRVETNYKTGKESRKGALGLMQLMPDTAKWALEKAKLPDVSLDKLRDEPSANIELGTWYLHTLSGEFGGNRAMMIAAYNAGPGKVKSWLEDGSWDGSEEQLKNIPFGETRHYVQRVIYYYNQYVEIYGNMF, from the coding sequence CTGAGGCTGCTGCGCAAAAAACGGGTTCTGCTTCTCTTGTTCATCGGCTTCACCGCCGTTCTGTTTCTCAGCACGAACTGGATGTCCTGGTTCTATCCCATCCATTATAAAGAGGATATCCGCAAGCACAGCCTCACTTATCAGGTCGACCCCTTTCTTGTCGCAGCCATCATCCGGGTCGAGACGAACTACAAGACCGGCAAGGAATCCCGTAAGGGAGCGCTGGGACTCATGCAATTGATGCCTGACACGGCGAAATGGGCGCTCGAGAAGGCCAAGCTGCCCGATGTTTCGCTGGACAAGCTGAGGGATGAACCTTCCGCTAACATTGAGCTGGGAACCTGGTATCTGCATACGCTGTCAGGAGAGTTCGGCGGCAACCGTGCGATGATGATTGCGGCTTATAATGCGGGGCCGGGGAAGGTGAAGAGCTGGCTGGAGGACGGTTCCTGGGACGGAAGCGAGGAGCAGTTGAAGAATATTCCGTTCGGTGAAACGCGGCACTATGTGCAGCGGGTCATTTATTATTACAATCAGTATGTTGAAATCTACGGAAACATGTTCTGA
- a CDS encoding alpha/beta-type small acid-soluble spore protein: MAQASNGSSSTNNLVVPKANAALEQLKYEVAQELGITLSPDGYQGNKTSYENGSIGGYITKRLVTLAEQQLAGQFQ; encoded by the coding sequence ATGGCACAGGCAAGCAATGGCAGCTCCAGCACCAACAACCTGGTTGTACCTAAAGCCAACGCCGCTTTGGAGCAACTGAAATATGAGGTTGCCCAAGAACTTGGTATCACTCTTTCCCCGGACGGATATCAAGGCAATAAAACTTCTTACGAAAACGGTTCGATCGGTGGATACATCACCAAACGTCTGGTAACTCTGGCCGAACAACAGCTGGCTGGACAATTCCAGTAA